AGTTCAACTTTATGCAAAAACGGCTGTGGTCTTCGAAAGTCACTTTCGAGCATTCTTGCTGCGGTACTCAGGGTGCCGCGAATGGAAACTCTTAATGGCTCACGGAAGAATATTTTTGAAGTCGAGTAATTTACGAAATTTTTCCTCCAATTTCACTCTGAGCAAATCAACTTTGAGAAAGGGTTGGAGTGTGGAAGCGTTCACACCTGTTAAAATGGCTTTCGGTGTGAGTTGATTCTGTTGGCTATGAAAATCCACCATGTAGAATACGTGGGATGACACTGAAACACGTATATTTTCGATAGAAAATTGctgttatatttcttttttttgtttattttcaagTAAATTACTCTTACATCTCTCAATACCCTGGTTAAGGACCTCGTCTGCTGAGCCTGATTATCgaggttcgagcccgaccgcggcggcagcgtttctatgtgaggcgaaacgccaaaggcgcccatgtgctgtgctttttggatggatgcatggatgcatgaatggatggatgcatagatggatggatggatggatggatggatggatggatggatggatggatggatggatggatggatggatggatggatggatggatggatggatggatggatggatggatggatggatggatggatggatggatggatggatggatggatggatggatggatggatggatggatggatggatggatggatggatggatggatggatggatggatggatggatggatggatggatggatggatggatggatggatggatggatggatggatggatggatggatggatggatggatggatggatggatggatggatggatggatggatggatggatggatggatggatggatggatggatggatggatggatggatggatggatggatggatggatggatggatggatggatggatggatggatggatggatggatggatggatggatggatggatggatggatggatggatggatggatggatggatggatggatggatggatggatggatggatggatggatggatggatggatggatggatggatggatggatggatggatggatggatggataaacggacggacggacggacggatcaatgtatgtatgtatgtatgtatgtatgtatgtatgtatgtatgtatgtatgtatgtatgtatgtacggacggacggacggacggacggatgcatggatggatggatgtatgtatgtgtgtgttgGTGAGTGtgtcgatggatggatggatggatggatggaaaaacttaaTTCGCGACaaatttaaagtgttcttgaccctTACGGTGACTGGGCACCGTGGTCGATCCTCGGTCCTGGATGCCGCACTTGAGAGCAGCCAGTGTTGCTCGGCCTACGAGAAATcattgcgcttcctcgtcctggctggccagaaagtgctcccactgcgtaaACCCTGCGTGGTCTATTTTACGCTCAAGTCTTccttagggcaggtccatgtAACGTGCTCTTGTGTAAGGTGCCCTtgcaccacggacattcgtctgcatattgtgtagggaaaatcttgtgcATTTTCTGCAGGTGCGGGTAGGTTCCAGCTTGTAGTCTGCGCTAGTCTGCCGCATCCTTTTTGTATAGCCTTTTATGTGGGTCTGGGTAGtgtttccgctgacccctgtaatgatcgagtatgtctgAGTACTTGGGGGTAACAGGTCAAAAGTGGccgtggtgcaaagtgttgaGCCTGTTCGGTAGACATACCCTCGAGCTGactcgtctgctgccacgttgGCCATCATTCCCTCATTTCCCGGAACATATACTATATTATCTTTAGTGTTTGTGTGTTCTCgtcgtgtgtagaatatgattggcgatgctgtcgatccttcctcttgtgtagtttctgcatgcttgtttagggtccgtcactatagtgaggttttgtcctgttgcgttgccgtgcgatattgccagagcaatggcggcctcttcagctgcttctatgcttgggttgtttatcgttgcGATGGTTTTTCCTTTCCCTCCGTCGTCTTTTACAACGGCAATCGTTTTGCGTTGGTATCGATACTTTGCTGCATCCGTGTAGACTACGCTAGGATTGTCGCTGAATTTCCTGCTGAGTGCTCGGACTCTGGCTTATCTTTCATGGTGTACATTGAGGTCCGTGTGTCTGGGTATGGGTCTTATCCGGCTGTTATTTCTATCTTTGTTATTTATCggttccttgtctttttgtgtgcccaGGGGTAGCCCAATTTTCTCTATTAGGTGTCTTCCCGTTCTGGTTTGAGTGAGTGTGTCTAGTTGCGCACTATGCTGCGCTTCTCGCAGTTCGTCGAAGGTGTTCGATACTGCCAGTGCTATAAGCTTTTCGGTTGATGTTGACATTGGAAGTTTGAGCGCCGCTTTGTACGCTTTGCGTAGTATGGTGTCGATTTGTAAAGTCTCTTGCTTGTTTTGTTCGTGGTAGGGGAGAAAATACGTTACCCTACTCGTGACGAGTCTGAGTTTTAGGGTATCCTGTTCTTTCAGCCCCTTCTTTTTACTGCTGACTCTTCGCATGATTCTTGTGACTTGCTCTGTTGTATTCTTAAGAGAGGCGATGGTTTTGCTACCTCATCCTGTTTTTTGCAGCCACAATCCAAGTACTCTGACTTCCGTTTTTTTTTGGGTATTGTCTCGTTTCCGAGCTTCAGGGCGATTTGGGAGGCGTATATCCGTGTACCTTTTTCATTCTTACGTATTCTGATTTTTCTGCTTAGCACGGTAGTCCTCTGGCCCTGGCGTATTGGTCTTTATGGTCGATGGCTCTTTGTAGctgctcttcttttacttttagGGAGCCTACGATTGTCCATATagttatgtcatctgcatacattgtACAGCTGATGTTTTCTATTTCGTCGAGTACATTCGTGATTACTATCATCGCTACATTGCAATGTAGCGGTGAGATTACCGAGCCTAGCGGACTGCCCTTGTTTGGCATCGTGAATCTCTCAAATCTTGTGTTTCTGATGCCTATCGTAGCCGTTCGTTACGTCAAGAATGCTTTGACTTATCGGAAGGCTCTGTTCCCGCAGTTTATGCTATTgagaccttccatgatggccgcATGTCCCACGTTATCAAGGGCTCCCTTCATGCTGAGAGCTAGTATTGTGTGTTCTCCAGTTCTTGGTGTTTCACTGAGGACTTCCTGCTTTAGTTGTAGAAATAAactaacaaggtaaccatgtgggctagttcgtgtatttcagacataatttCACCAGCGAAAGTGCGAGACAACAGGAGAACAAAGGACAACGCTTGTCCTGCTGTCCTGTGTTTTTCTCCTGGTgcctcgtgctttcgctggtgaaattATGTCTTAATTGTAGGAGTATGTCTTGTGTGGACCGCCTTTTTTTGAAGTCAAACAACGCATCAGGGTAATATTCCTTGTATTCTATGTAGTTTGTGATCTTTTCATTGGACTACTTTTTCGTATATCTTCCCTAGGTATGAAGTTAGGGTGATTGGTCTGAGGGTTTCGATTTGGAGCCatttgcccggtttgggtatcATAATTACCTCTGCATGTTTCCATGCCGCTGGCATGATTCCTTTTTTCCAGATTTTGTTTAGGTACTTGGTAAGTTCGGCGATGGCCGTCTCCCCCATGTTTCTAATGGTAGCGCTATTTATTCTCTTTATTATGTACGTTTTcactgcgcgttaaagatccccaggaggtcatAATTATTCGgcagaccttcactacggcacctcttttttcttttttttttcactccctgctttaccacttcccttacggcgtgattcgggtgtccaccgacgtATGTGAGGTAATTActccgccatttcttttcctcaaaaactaattttcactCAGTTACGCTGGAATGAAAATCTCAGGTACTTTAATTGTAGTGAGGATTTTCTCATTTTCACTATGTCGATTCTATTTTAGAAAAGAAGTTTTGCCATTCATGAAAGTTCAGGCGGACAAACTGCAGAGAAACAACATTGGCCCAGTAACGCCGTCAAGCCTTTACAAACGCTCTTTGATTAGAACCTACTAGATTAGATCATACTAGCTATATGCTgggaaatttcagaaaaaaaaagattttattcggacgtacacacacacacgcttcaTGGCATTAAGGGCACAAATTTTTCCTAGCTGTACGCGCAGCTAAagctaaaaaaaaggaagtggaaactAGAGCGTGCACGACTCCATGGCCGTCACGCTACGGATTTTGGAGATGTCGTATTGTATACGTTGCTAAGGCAAGTGCAGGATTCTTGGGCATCACTTAATTGCCACGGAACTGCGGATTAAAGGAAAGCACTGGTATTGAAATATTGAAAGTGAGGGCTCATTTTTTCGATGTCCAGCGTAATCTGTCTAAGTTGGTCTATTGTCCCATTTAGTAGTTAAGATTGTTTTGTTCGATTGCGAAAATGTTAACAGCAAAAGAATGAAAGCCTGTCGAgcagagatctgcggatatatgaATTTTTATTGTTAAATCTTTACAGATATGAAGAAAAATTGTGTTCGCAAACTGCTTCTCTTGGATAAGTGCGCGTGCCCAAAATGTTTGGGTATGGTGAAGTTGCGTTGTCTGAGATAAAAGGACAGAGTTTCATTCCTGTAAGGCCTACGGGCAACGAAGAAGCTCAGCACAGCCGTCCTGCGCAGGTGACTGACGGTCGTCGTCGGCGCAGAGAAGACTCTGCGGTGCGTGGCTGCCGAGGCATAAGGCAATCGACGCCGAGACCAGAGTATTGGCGTCTGACGAACGCTGCCTGTGTCCGCGAAAGCAGCACACGACATCGACAGCAGGCATTGCTGGGCCTTCGACGGTCCGTGATGAGGGTCCGCCCCCAGGCGAGAGCCGGAACTAAAGCGGCGCCTGCACGCTCCGCTGTTAGTTTCTTTTGATCGCACTTTTTCCTGTGTGGCAAGAGAACGAGGTTAGAATCGTCCTAAAACGCATCAAGAAAGATTCTAGGCATTTTTTGCTACTCACGAAATAATagcttgatgaaaaaaaaaagcgaacagcGAAGCGCCCAGGCTCCGCTCCTTCCCATCGCCCCTGTACGTTCGGGTCTAAGGGCCTCGCCAGACCAAGGGCGCAGGAAATGTCTGCGCGAGGCAGCAGCAACCACTATCTCCGCAGCACCATTTGTGCCGCACAACAAACCGCTGTGCCATGCGGAATATGTGCAACGAGCTAGCTTGAACGGGAAGAAGTTCGAATGCTGGCGCTCGATGTGTGATCAGATTTGATGACAAAGTGACGCTGCTACTCCATAGCAAAGGGAGCTATAAACCGACTTGAGCCAGAAAATCGTGCTCTCAGTGAGGGAGGTTAGCAATTCCTGCATTTTTTCGAGTAGTTTTTAAGTCATATGAAGAATGTTTGGCAGTGATACAGCGCTGTGTGCTGTATACTCCAGGTATGGTTTGCGTTAAAGTGTTTCGGTGAACAGCAACGATTTTGATTTACTTAGGCTGGTTGTCTGCGGTTATAGAAAAGACTAACGTTTTTCAATGCCGCAATAGAATAAGCACACTTCTgagtaaaatatttttattctcaactttgcattttgcaTGGACCCAGAATCATGAAAATTTGTCAATAAAACAATTTTTCAGAAAATAAGTGATACAAAACTCACATGAGTCAGGAAGTCAGCACGAATAATTTTCACAGTGTTCAAAAATTTCAGCTGCAGCAACAACGTCCCAGAATGAATTCGACAGCTGCTAGTCATTAGAAGACTGCTCCACGTAACGCGCGCTAAAAAAAAtgttcgcgcgcgcgcgcatcaTCGAAGGAGCTCAAACATTACGCGCAGCTGATCATTTTCCACGTAGTCGTCTCTGATAAGACACTCCAGGTTAAGAGACTGCAGAGCAAAGTatgcgctgctgttgctgcatgcTGTTGGCCTTTGAAAAGAGGGCTGATAAGGATTTCCATTGACCTCAAACACACGATCTGCGCCATCATTGGGATGCACTACTCCTATCTTGATATTGGGCTCCAATGGCCATTGCACCTGATCATCCATATTGCCCTTATACACGCGCATCAGCACGTGCATATTTACAGATTCACCGCGCCTCTTCATCAAAACACCCGGTGAGAGGTTGTAACCGCGCAGGTAGACGAGCTCGCTCTCGTACCTGGCAGCACCCGTCTTCAACGCAGTCTCCTGTAGCGAGTTTACACGCTTGACGACAAACACGCAGAGCGCCTTGTCAAGTTCAGGTTGGCGCAGAATGCCTTTGATGCAGTCCAATGTATTCTGAGGAGAATCATTCTTCTCTTGCGCTTCAGCTTTTGCTGTTGGGGAAACTGTTGCGGTTCGTGTCAACCTGAACCTAGTCGGGCTGTCCACATCCTCCTTTTCATCTTTCGGCATTCTCTGTAATTTGAGCACGCTTGAGAATTGGATAGGTGTGTCAGAACTTTTGACCAAAACCACTCGTTTCTCGTCAGAGGCTTCCATTTTTGACATGATCCGTCTCAAACTCGCCGGGTCTTGTCCAACTTCAACCACAACATTGCGTTCCACAGTTTCTTTGACGCTCTTTATCGCCTGAGAAATCACATCAAGTTCGTCATCATGGGTCTTGGAAGCACTGACTACATGCTTGTGTCCTTCGTTGGCCTCAGCAACTTGTTTCCGGAAAGTTCCCTTCACCGAAGAATCAAAAGCTCTTGCCTTCCTGTCTCCTGGTTGCCCTTCGCCGTAGGCTCTAGGAGGCGCTGCCGAGTTGTAAAAGCAGCCTTTCACATGCTGCACCACGTTGCGCCATAGGACGGCGCCAGAGCACTTGGGGCAGAGAACGTAGTGGCACCGGCAATTGCCCTGGAAGTGCAGGGCGATCCGTGAAACAGCTGCCACAAAATCGCAGCCATTCCCTTCGTTCCAGCACTTCACCTGCAATGATAATTCAACATGTTGCATTTGCTTGTAACAATTGAAATGCCTAAGAGAAGTAGTTGCGCTCTTTTCGGGGAAATTATTTTACATAAATTTGGGCAGAAAGAGGACACAGAATTTTTATTACTTTCTTATCGACAATGCGGTAAAGGTGGTCACACAACGAATCTACACTATCTGTCTGAACGAACGCTCCTAAAGGGTGCAGTGGTAGCGCGCCAGGCCCCCGACACAAAAAGCAGTCACTCACTCTCAGCTCTATCGGATTTTTCTTTCCAGCGAAAGTGATCTTTCTTCGGAGACACTTCGCGATGTTTgttggatgacgtcacgaccctctcggccAATGGAAACTGCGCTGACGTCAAGTGTATCTCGGCCTTCTCGGCCAGTGGGTGTTTTCCTGACACGGATGGACAAAACCGCCGGATTTTCTGAATATCCAGACTTCTAATGCTGTGACATTAAAACAAAAAAGAGGGGGTGGGCGGAATTGattgaaaagctaaaagcattTGTAACTGTTGAGCATTCTCAAAGTACGACCTCTTGAACCGCAGTCACTTTGTTTTGGCATTTCGCACCCATCGAAATGAGGCTGCCGCCGTCGGCACCGAACCCGCTGCAATGGGATCAACAGCCGGACGCTATAGCAAATTACCCACCCCGCAGTGTATTTCGAGTGTTGAACCGCCCTCTCATATCGTGCTGTCACGCTTGTGTGCGCGATGAGCACAAATACAGCGCTGTTTTCGGTGCCGCGTGTTTCCTAGCGCAGCTGATTCAGCGATGGGCTGCTCTGGCATCTAATTTTTTTTGTGGCTCAGAACTTTCGTTGGTAACTCATCCCGCAATCTAACCTCATCTTGCCATGAATCTTTGTACTGATGGTTTGTTCGCGCTCGAAGCGAAGGGCGGCTCCATTTTGTTTGTGACGCGAGAAGGGAGAACACTTATCCCCATTAGTCGCGGCCAggcgcaactgcttccacattttttcaCGTTGGTGCAGTTGCTTTCTTATCTCGAAGGTTTCAAACTAAGGGCGGCCAAGAAcagcaggcattctgttcgacgaccgccgagcaccctTGGGGCTATCGCCGCCGCCTACTCATTCAATCCATAGTTGGGCAGAGTAGCGCCCAAAAACGATTTCTTTTGGGAGCATTTTCGTTGTTTTCCCGACTGCCGGTACCACTAcgtgaaatgattttttttaccAGTTTGCGAAATTATAATGCGCACCAGTAAGGCGAATGTAGAAATTTTGGATTAAACAAGGTGGTCAGAGGGGCTGATATTAGCCAGATTTGTAGATATAAGGGTCGAGATACTTGTTCAGTGCGGGCATTTGCGTGCAAgcgtgctgtttttctttttttaaataacaTTCGTTCTGTTCTAAAAACACGAAAAACCATAATTAAAACAACTTTGCATTCTTAACATTCAGCCTTTTATGGGGAAACGCGGAACTTTTTACACGGCGGGGTCGGCGCATACTTTTTCGTAAAGAAGCGTAACAACAAACCCAAAGCACGCGAAATGAGTAGTACTtggctaattgcggctctttcgTCTTCTTTACTTCCGACGGGCTTAAAGGAGTAGTGAAAAAGGACTTAAAGATAACCGAAAacactttggaaattctaaagtgtgCTTGGCGAAAGCCTTGTTGTCAACCCATTCATTCGCTTTGGTGCTTAGCGTTATCGCCTGTCGCTGCGGCCGCTTTCGTTCTGCTTCCCTGCCTTTGGTACCCGACGATCTAACCAGTCGCTGTTGGCGTTTCCGCTCTGCCTGATTTGCTTTCGCATCTGGCGACATGTTCAGTCGTCGCATGCGCATTTGCTCCTTGTTCTTCTGGCGTTTGGTGTTGGGGGAATCCGGTGTCCGCTGAGGCTTCCCCGAACCGCTTGGCGCGGAATCACTGGGCCGCTTGGGAGCCATGCGTCGCGCTCACTCGACTGGAACCAGACGTCTGGCGAAGGTGAGGCGGTGCAGCTGCTAGCGCCGACCCGCGCGCGCTCGTTCTACCTgtactgtgtgacgtcactgttgctatcCCCcaactgcgcccccccccccacacctgCGCGCCGGTTGCTAAGGAGAGGAGGAGGTTGCGCCGCTGCGCGGAGGAGAGGCCACAGTTGGCACGATTCCAGGGCACAGGGCACCTTAAAATTTGAAGCGAAATACAGGAATTCTCTAATGTGGCTAAGGCCAAAAGTGGCGAATAGAGGAATCTTCAGGACTAGGCCAGAAACGTTTTGGTTGCAGGAAAGGATATCATTGAGAAGTGGCATACTTTATGACCTGGTTCCACACGGCTCGCGGTAAGAAAGCAAATGTTCGCTTTTATGAAGGTGCTGGAGGTTGGGTATTAGTGCctcgaataattttgaaagcgGCAATGGCAGAACAAATATTCATCAGTGATAAGAGGCTGCTCTTTTACACATTTCATTTTCAAAAGAGCCGTTTCACGTTGCCTTCCGGGCATAGATGCAGTATCGGCTGGAGAAGTTAATGACCACAGCTCCAGCGGCAGGAGCGGTTGCAAGGTCGCACCGCGGCGTTGCAATATCGCACCGCTCGCCAGCGACCAAAGTGCTCCGAGTGACGACAGATTTCGCACTCGCGCGGGATCTTGATTTTCCACCGTGACGTTCGGCTGTTCTCGTGGAGACGGTCGGGACAAAGAGACGCGCAACGCTAGTAGCGAAACAAGCGGATGGCAGCATGGCGGCACCAAGGCACTGCACTGTGGGAAAACGGACTCCGTATTGTTTTACGTTGCTCATTTATATTCCTTCCTCTTGTTAAAAATTAGTGCTGTGTTTTGCCTCCTCTCGCGACATGCAAACTGGTCTCTTCACTAGTCGAAAGCTTAAGTGCTAAGCACGCCTCTGAGTATCATTTTCACTGACGCCTAAGTAAATGTTTTGAACTCAATTAAAAACGCCCAGTATTATAGGACAAGTTGTACGGTAGTTGGTGCTGATCCATTGTTGTTGGCAGCGCTTAAATACACGGAAAGAAGACAGAATGACGTGTGCCAATCACGCGTGCTGGGCATTTGAACCGAGGGGAAAAAAGGCCATCCTACCTTACAGCCCCCTCACTCGAACCTGGTGAAAAAGAGTACTGTATCATTCAGCCTGCCTTATTAATGCGTTGGACAAGTAATGCGAGCACAAACTGCAGGAAAGCTTCACAAACCAAGTATGCAGGCTCACGCAATCAGGGTACCCGTCACAACTGCTTAGCTCTGTTGCAGAAAGAGTGCTAAAGAGTATCAAGCGCGAAAAACGTTTGTCACCGGCTGAAGCGCGCAAGCAATACAAAAAGGCTGCTGTTATTTGTTACTTGCACAAAATTTCACACAACATTAAGAAAATTGGAAGGAAAGCAATAGTAGACgttgtcttccccccccccccccccccccccagcgcctATCGCAGCTCTGTCAAATcgtaaatgaaaaagaaaaaggagcagTGGTTACACCACTCGGCACAGAAATCCCTCAGCGGTAAGCGCGGAAGGTGTCGTCTACTCAATTCCTTGGTCTTGCCGCAAGGTACTAcacataggccaaacaggccgatgcatCAGTGAAAGGCTAAGGGTGCAGAAGAATGACTTATCAAATGCATCACTCAGGAATCTGCCAGTCCACTGCAGGAACTGTGACCGTAAAAAGCCTTGCCACCCAATGTTCGAAAAGGCCACTGTGTTAAAAAAGCACCGAAACAAGCTGGCACGTGAAATAGCGGAAGCCACCGAGATTTTGAGGCTTGAGTGTGAACGGGTGGGCGCGCCCTCGGTTTCACTATTGGAAAAAGAGCCTTTCATTCTGATCTGTTTGACTTAATCTTGGTTTTACAAAGAAGTTTGACACCTTGCTTTTTCCGCCAATCTTCCTTTTCTcgattttatttttatctttttcttgctttcagcCTTGTTAATTCTTTAGAACTTGATTTACTGATATTTATTCTTTCCTCACGATTTTGCTGCACCTCATTTTATATATTTAGCCGTATTATTTGCTGTCTTCACTTTTCATGCTCATGCGCGCTTTTACCCCGTTTTTATCGCTTGAGTTATTCAGCGCACTACATTTTCTATGTATAGCAGCGTTAATATTTGGCTTCACCTgtgttaagttttcgtttgcgtACCCAATCATCATTGCGTTTTCACTGCGTGCTTTCTTGCCACTACGCATTTCTCATTTTCGCCACGTATGATCTTTTTGTGTATCTTTCGGTTGAATGTTATCGAACCCGTTCTTGAAAATTCCTTTAGTCAAACCGCAGCACTATTTCAGGTGTCGGAGGTTTTTTTCGTTTATAAATGACTTGGTAAAAtttattttttgtctcatttAGTCTTGGTTTTATCCTGGCCTGTTCTTTTCTTTGGTTTTTAGCATTTGTTGTTTTACCACTGCTTGTCTTACcgtttctgttgccacgagtgcaaaAACATTTCGCagcttgttggcgcctgtgtctTGGGTgcatatgcagtgtttcggtggtttttgaataaagttgaagttcagcgcctgtgaagtCACCTTCCTTGTTTTATGTCTTCTGTCATTGCTTTTAAGCGCTGTCACCAACAATAGCACAGTAGTATAGCACAGAACTATTTTTTGCTGGTGTGTTGGTGCCCTTCCTAGTACATTGTGGTATGCAATTCAAGGATTGTTGTCACAAGCTCGGGTCGATGAGCTGCGTGTAAAAACCGTGCCGAAAAACGGAAGAAAACGAAATGTTCGCGGGAGTATTCACACATAGAAAAAAACCAGCGTCAATTATACCAAGATTTCACGTCTAGTATAATGCACTACACTATGCGTTTTGGAAAGAACACGAACGTGCCCTAAGCATTTAAGCTTTCCATTAATGAGGAGGTCACTTCGCGCGTCAGGAGTGAACATAAAAAGCAGCAATAATTTTAATGTAGGGGGTGGGGGTGGATCTAAAGCAGCAGC
This region of Amblyomma americanum isolate KBUSLIRL-KWMA chromosome 5, ASM5285725v1, whole genome shotgun sequence genomic DNA includes:
- the LOC144133808 gene encoding TNF receptor-associated factor 6-like, with protein sequence MHYTLVGFSTELDWRRLDFLKPLPQNMVCSTCGLVRPNTALLPCAHTLCETCYQQRAEGGPHICPLDGYQCQEEDLDWRELRVEELLRRKVKCWNEGNGCDFVAAVSRIALHFQGNCRCHYVLCPKCSGAVLWRNVVQHVKGCFYNSAAPPRAYGEGQPGDRKARAFDSSVKGTFRKQVAEANEGHKHVVSASKTHDDELDVISQAIKSVKETVERNVVVEVGQDPASLRRIMSKMEASDEKRVVLVKSSDTPIQFSSVLKLQRMPKDEKEDVDSPTRFRLTRTATVSPTAKAEAQEKNDSPQNTLDCIKGILRQPELDKALCVFVVKRVNSLQETALKTGAARYESELVYLRGYNLSPGVLMKRRGESVNMHVLMRVYKGNMDDQVQWPLEPNIKIGVVHPNDGADRVFEVNGNPYQPSFQRPTACSNSSAYFALQSLNLECLIRDDYVENDQLRVMFELLR